The Nocardia sp. NBC_00508 nucleotide sequence AGCCGAAATCCTCGAGCGCCGCGTATTTCGCGGGATTGTTGGTCATACAACGGATTCCGACGACCCCGAGATCGCGCAGGATCTGCCCGGCCGCGCGGTAATCGCGCGCATCGACGGCGAGTCCGAGGGCGAGGTTCGCATCGACGGTGTCGTATCCCTGATCCTGCAGCGCGTATGCCCGGATCTTGTTGACCAGCCCGATACCGCGCCCTTCATGACCACGGACATAGACCACGACACCCCGGCCTTCCTCGGCGATGCTCCGCAGCGACGCGTCGAGCTGATCACCACAGTCACACTTGAGCGATCCGAAAACGTCTCCGGTGAGACACTCACTGTGCACGCGGACCAGCGTGTTTTCGCAACCGGCGACGTCACCGAGAACGAGCGCCAGATGCTGTTCCCCACTGATGGCGTTCACATACCCGATCGCGGTGAAGTCACCCCAGGAGGTGGGTAGCCTCGCTTCCGCGACTCGTTCGATGATCCGCTCCGACCGGTACCTGGCACTGATGAGTTCTTCGATCGTCACCACCGTGAGTTCGTGCTCGGCCGCGAAGCGATAGAGATCCGGTCCGCGCATCATCTCGCTTCCGTCTTCCGATACCAGTTCGCAGATGACGCCCGCCGGATACAGGCCCGCGAGC carries:
- a CDS encoding bifunctional 3,4-dihydroxy-2-butanone-4-phosphate synthase/GTP cyclohydrolase II; protein product: MIETRSSGALQARGSDAADRAIAAIARGEIVVVVDAADRENEGDLVIAAQYATPERMAFFVRHTSGLICAAVTEARADELHLPLMVDRSQEPHKTAFTVTVDYRHGTTTGISAADRSATARALVGPETHPSDFTRPGHLHVLRARNGGVLTRPGHTEAAVDLARLAGLYPAGVICELVSEDGSEMMRGPDLYRFAAEHELTVVTIEELISARYRSERIIERVAEARLPTSWGDFTAIGYVNAISGEQHLALVLGDVAGCENTLVRVHSECLTGDVFGSLKCDCGDQLDASLRSIAEEGRGVVVYVRGHEGRGIGLVNKIRAYALQDQGYDTVDANLALGLAVDARDYRAAGQILRDLGVVGIRCMTNNPAKYAALEDFGFEMVERIPMRPRVHAECTAYLRTKRERMGHL